The following are encoded in a window of Narcine bancroftii isolate sNarBan1 chromosome 2, sNarBan1.hap1, whole genome shotgun sequence genomic DNA:
- the LOC138754753 gene encoding nuclear factor 7, brain-like isoform X1, whose translation MAFRNQFEFWTEEVICPVCLEFLTDLVSVECGHNFCRPCIAQCWGREGRNTCPMCREELADGPLRVNRALANLAERARKLGPNPAEKERTPHCQEHREELRLLCETDGRLVCVACAGAPEHRDHRLLSIQEAVETRKEESHSLQSQITSQIADLHQILTDKEQQLLGNLREEEGRILNPMRENLQKIQENLNSLQEEFSKLQEQMYQKDNMIFLKEEAHRKRRVNEEVKTLSVTNIAQLFEKFDHPFLLNATLRGMFDGVKRVPLTLDVATVRKGFEVCKSRKSMRCIEAPLSFPNSRTRVTAWECTLGKEGFTSGRNYWEVEVSGNQVWCLGVAAESVKKKGWVPLIPDAGVWSIGQWVDGFCINTSPRSHLPDSPIPKRVGIYLRYEYGTISFYCAETMSHLHTFTGNKFTGKLYPLFKTWDENKWLRICSGPA comes from the exons ATGGCTTTCAGAAACCAATTCGAGTTTTGGACCGAGGAGGTGATTTGCCCCGTCTGCCTGGAGTTCTTAACCGATCTGGTGTCGGTAGAGTGCGGCCACAACTTCTGCCGCCCCTGCATCGCCCAGtgttggggaagggaggggagaaacacCTGCCCGATGTGCAGAGAGGAGTTGGCGGACGGGCCCCTCAGGGTCAACCGGGCCTTGGCCAACCTGGCCGAGAGAGCTCGGAAACTGGGCCCGAATCCGGCGGAGAAGGAGAGGACGCCCCACTGCCAGGAACACCGGGAAGAACTGAGGCTGCTCTGTGAAACCGACGGGAGGCTGGTCTGCGTGGCCTGTGCGGGCGCGCCCGAGCACCGAGACCACCGCCTCCTGTCGATTCAGGAAGCTGTTGAAACCCGCAAG GAAGAGTCACACAGCCTCCAGTCCCAAATCACATCCCAAATTGCTGACCTGCATCAAATTCTCACTGATAAAGAACAGCAGTTACTCGGAAATCTCAGGGAAGAAGAGGGGAGGATTCTGAATCCAATGCGGGAAAATCTTCAAAAGATTCAAGAGAATTTAAATTCCCTACAAGAGGAATTCTCCAAGTTGCAGGAACAGATGTACCAAAAGGACAATATGATTTTTCTAAAG gAAGAAGCTCATCGGAAGAGGAG GGTTAATGAGGAGGTCAAGACATTGTCTGTGACAAATATTGCCCAGCTATTTGAAAAATTCGATCATCCTTTTTTGTTGAACGCAACATtgagaggaatgtttgatggtgtTAAACGAG TGCCCCTCACCCTGGATGTGGCAACAGTGAGAAAAGGATTTGAGGTGTGTAAGAGCCGGAAGAGCATGAGATGCATCGAGGCCCCGCTGAGTTTCCCCAACAGCAGAACAAGGGTAACGGCTTGGGAGTGCACGCTGGGAAAGGAGGGATTCACCTCGGGCAGAAATTACTGGGAGGTGGAGGTGTCGGGGAATCAGGTCTGGTGTCTGGGAGTCGCCGCAGAGTCTGTGAAGAAGAAGGGATGGGTCCCACTTATCCCGGACGCTGGAGTTTGGAGCATTGGGCAGTGGGTTGACGGATTTTGCATAAACACCTCCCCTCGATCCCATCTTCCTGACAGTCCCATCCCCAAGCGGGTAGGAATTTATCTGCGATATGAGTACGGGACCATTTCATTTTACTGTGCCGAAACCATGTCACATCTCCACACCTTCACTGGGAATAAATTCACAGGGAAACTTTATCCCCTCTTCAAAACTTGGGATGAGAACAAGTGGCTGAGAATCTGCTCCGGTCCCGCTTAG
- the LOC138754753 gene encoding nuclear factor 7, brain-like isoform X2 — MAFRNQFEFWTEEVICPVCLEFLTDLVSVECGHNFCRPCIAQCWGREGRNTCPMCREELADGPLRVNRALANLAERARKLGPNPAEKERTPHCQEHREELRLLCETDGRLVCVACAGAPEHRDHRLLSIQEAVETRKEQVKYSLESISEKIRLVKAIEQQQVQEISTILEESHSLQSQITSQIADLHQILTDKEQQLLGNLREEEGRILNPMRENLQKIQENLNSLQEEFSKLQEQMYQKDNMIFLKEEAHRKRRVNEEVKTLSVTNIAQLFEKFDHPFLLNATLRGMFDGVKRVPLTLDVATVRKGFEVCKSRKSMRCIEAPLSFPNSRTRVTAWECTLGKEGFTSGRNYWEVEVSGNQVWCLGVAAESVKKKGWVPLIPDAGVWSIGQWVDGFCINTSPRSHLPDSPIPKRVGIYLRYEYGTISFYCAETMSHLHTFTGNKFTGKLYPLFKTWDENKWLRICSGPA, encoded by the exons ATGGCTTTCAGAAACCAATTCGAGTTTTGGACCGAGGAGGTGATTTGCCCCGTCTGCCTGGAGTTCTTAACCGATCTGGTGTCGGTAGAGTGCGGCCACAACTTCTGCCGCCCCTGCATCGCCCAGtgttggggaagggaggggagaaacacCTGCCCGATGTGCAGAGAGGAGTTGGCGGACGGGCCCCTCAGGGTCAACCGGGCCTTGGCCAACCTGGCCGAGAGAGCTCGGAAACTGGGCCCGAATCCGGCGGAGAAGGAGAGGACGCCCCACTGCCAGGAACACCGGGAAGAACTGAGGCTGCTCTGTGAAACCGACGGGAGGCTGGTCTGCGTGGCCTGTGCGGGCGCGCCCGAGCACCGAGACCACCGCCTCCTGTCGATTCAGGAAGCTGTTGAAACCCGCAAG GAGCAGGTGAAATATTCCTTAGAATCTATCTCGGAAAAGATAAGATTGGTCAAGGCAATCGAACAGCAACAGGTCCAGGAGATTTCGACAATCCTG GAAGAGTCACACAGCCTCCAGTCCCAAATCACATCCCAAATTGCTGACCTGCATCAAATTCTCACTGATAAAGAACAGCAGTTACTCGGAAATCTCAGGGAAGAAGAGGGGAGGATTCTGAATCCAATGCGGGAAAATCTTCAAAAGATTCAAGAGAATTTAAATTCCCTACAAGAGGAATTCTCCAAGTTGCAGGAACAGATGTACCAAAAGGACAATATGATTTTTCTAAAG gAAGAAGCTCATCGGAAGAGGAG GGTTAATGAGGAGGTCAAGACATTGTCTGTGACAAATATTGCCCAGCTATTTGAAAAATTCGATCATCCTTTTTTGTTGAACGCAACATtgagaggaatgtttgatggtgtTAAACGAG TGCCCCTCACCCTGGATGTGGCAACAGTGAGAAAAGGATTTGAGGTGTGTAAGAGCCGGAAGAGCATGAGATGCATCGAGGCCCCGCTGAGTTTCCCCAACAGCAGAACAAGGGTAACGGCTTGGGAGTGCACGCTGGGAAAGGAGGGATTCACCTCGGGCAGAAATTACTGGGAGGTGGAGGTGTCGGGGAATCAGGTCTGGTGTCTGGGAGTCGCCGCAGAGTCTGTGAAGAAGAAGGGATGGGTCCCACTTATCCCGGACGCTGGAGTTTGGAGCATTGGGCAGTGGGTTGACGGATTTTGCATAAACACCTCCCCTCGATCCCATCTTCCTGACAGTCCCATCCCCAAGCGGGTAGGAATTTATCTGCGATATGAGTACGGGACCATTTCATTTTACTGTGCCGAAACCATGTCACATCTCCACACCTTCACTGGGAATAAATTCACAGGGAAACTTTATCCCCTCTTCAAAACTTGGGATGAGAACAAGTGGCTGAGAATCTGCTCCGGTCCCGCTTAG